The following are encoded together in the Phyllopteryx taeniolatus isolate TA_2022b chromosome 21, UOR_Ptae_1.2, whole genome shotgun sequence genome:
- the pum1 gene encoding pumilio homolog 1 isoform X2, with amino-acid sequence MLSYAWLWWNEQCVLKRKAVLWQDSFSPHHRSSSPSSMPVVLSSGGHDPPVGQTPQAAPPNQQGVAGAGRSQDDAMVDYFFQRQHGEQPGKHRWPTGDNIHDSQVRSMDELNHDFQALALEGRTMGEQLLTGKKFWETDDSGKDGPKGIFLDQWRDSAWGASDHSVSQPIMVSRRPGQGFHGGGEVGVGSVMSPRSESGGLGVSMVEYVLSSSPADKLDSCLRKGPYGQRDGEVVEDKREKPKVPFEAEKLKELAEAEADVINDVINPNGLPVQNGLDVDVKEFGRQPGNMQPPGPEGDLLGGPGGVGVDGLTPLGGGGGGGPKPPDDFSGVDQGGVAMDPMESVMEPLQFDYNSQMPMDSAPTVGLFDYTNQQQLFQRNNALAVQQLTAAQQQQYALAAAQQPHIGLAPAFVPNPYIISAAPPGTDPYAAGLAAAATLGPAVMPPQYYGVTPWGVYPANLFQQQAAAANNSANQQAAGQGQQNQQQVMRAGGNQRPLTPSQGQQGQQNEQLVATAAVNSALAFGQGLAAGVPGYPVLAPAAYYDQTGALVVNTGARSGPVRLMAPASVIISPSAAQAVAAAAASAGGANGGLGGGANGPFRAMTSQQPQQQGGPLGGSSFYGSSSLSSSSQSSSLFSQGSGQPGPGSASLGFSQQASSSLGATLGATLGGFGTAVANSSGGSGSRRDSLTGNSELYKRTPSSLTPIGHGGFYNGTLGFSPSPGPVGMPLPNQGPSHSLTPPPSLSNHSSSSNLNLADAPFAGGLTNGSGRFISAAPGAEAKYRSAASSGSSLFSPSSQLFPSSRLRYGMSDVMPSGRSRLLEDFRNNRYPNLQLRDIAGHIMEFSQDQHGSRFIQLKLERASPAERQLVFSEILQAAYQLMVDVFGNYVIQKFFEFGSLDQKLALAERIRGHVLSLALQMYGCRVIQKALEFIPSDQQVISEMVRELDGHVLKCVKDQNGNHVVQKCIECVQPHALHFIIDAFKGQVFALSTHPYGCRVIQRILEHCLPEQTLPILEELHQHTEQLVQDQYGNYVIQHVLEHGRAEDKSKIVAEIRGNVLGLSQHKFASNVVEKCVTHASRAERAVLIDEVCSLTEGPHSALYTMMKDQYANYVVQKMIDVAEPTQRKIVMHKIRPHISTLRKYTYGKHILAKLEKYYMKNGVDLGPLCGPPNGIM; translated from the exons ATGCTGAGTTATGCCTG GCTGTGGTGGAATGAGCAGTGTGTGCtgaagaggaaagcagtgctCTGGCAGGATTCCTTCAGCCCCCACCATAGAAGTTCGTCTCCCAGCAGCATGCCCGTGGTGCTGAGCAGCGGAGGGCACGACCCCCCGGTCGGGCAGACCCCTCAGGCCGCGCCGCCCAACCAGCAG GGTGTGGCAGGTGCCGGACGTTCCCAGGATGACGCCATGGTGGACTACTTCTTCCAGCGGCAGCACGGCGAGCAACCCGGAAAACACCGCTGGCCCACCGGCGACAACATCCATGACAGCCAG GTGCGCTCCATGGACGAGTTGAACCACGATTTCCAGGCGCTGGCGTTGGAGGGACGCACAATGGGAGAG CAGCTGCTCACGGGCAAGAAGTTCTGGGAGACGGACGACTCCGGGAAGGACGGGCCAAAGGGGATCTTCCTGGACCAGTGGAGGGACAGCGCATGGGGGGCCTCAG ACCACTCGGTGTCCCAGCCAATCATGGTGTCCCGCCGGCCCGGTCAGGGCTTCCACGGCGGCGGCGAAGTGGGCGTGGGCTCCGTCATGTCGCCGCGATCCGAGAGCGGCGGGCTGGGCGTCAGCATGGTGGAGTACGTGCTGTCCTCCTCGCCCGCAGACAAGCTGGACTCTTGCCTGCGGAAAGGACCTTAT GGCCAGCGGGACGGCGAGGTGGTGGAGGACAAGCGGGAGAAGCCAAAGGTGCCGTTTGAGGCGGAAAAGTTGAAAGAGCTGGCGGAGGCGGAGGCCGACGTCATCAACGACGTCATCAACCCCAACGGGCTGCCCGTGCAGAACGGTCTGGACGTCGACGTCAAAGAGTTCGG CCGCCAGCCGGGCAACATGCAGCCCCCGGGACCCGAGGGGGACCTGCTGGGCGGTCCCGGGGGCGTCGGCGTGGACGGGCTGACGCCCttgggaggcggcggcggcggcgggcccAAACCTCCCGACGACTTCTCGGGCGTCGACCAGGGCGGCGTCGCCATGGACCCGATGGAGTCGGTGATGGAGCCGCTGCAGTTCGACTACAACTCGCAGATGCCCATGGACTCGGCGCCCACTGTGGGACTTTTTGATTACACCAACCAGCAGCAG CTTTTCCAGAGAAACAACGCTCTCGCCGTGCAGCAGCTCACAGCCGCCCAGCAGCAACAGTACGCCTTGGCGGCGGCGCAGCAGCCGCACATCG GTCTGGCCCCTGCCTTTGTTCCCAATCCTTACATCATCAGCGCCGCGCCGCCGGGTACGGACCCTTACGCGGCGGGTCTAGCGGCGGCCGCGACTCTCG GGCCTGCAGTGATGCCTCCTCAGTACTACGGCGTCACGCCCTGGGGCGTGTACCCCGCCAACCTGTTCCAGCAACAGGCAGCCGCCGCCAACAACTCGGCCAATCAGCAGGCGGCAGGCCAGGGTCAGCAGAACCAACAGCAG gtgATGCGCGCGGGAGGAAACCAGCGTCCCTTGACACCCAGCCAGGGGCAGCAAGGGCAGCAGAACGAGCAGCTGGTTGCCACGGCGGCCGTCAACTCCGCCCTGGCCTTCGGGCAGGGGCTCGCGGCGGGAGTGCCTG GTTATCCGGTCCTGGCCCCCGCAGCGTACTACGACCAGACGGGCGCCCTGGTGGTCAACACCGGGGCTCGGAGCGGCCCCGTTCGCCTCATGGCCCCCGCGTCCGTCATCATATCGCCTTCTGCGGCGCAAGCAG TCGCAGCGGCGGCGGCCTCGGCGGGCGGCGCCAACGGGGGCCTCGGCGGCGGCGCCAACGGCCCCTTCCGCGCCATGACGTCCCAGCAGCCCCAGCAGCAGGGCGGCCCTCTGGGCGGCAGCTCCTTCTACGGCTCGTCCTCGCTCAGCTCGTCCTCGCAGAGCTCCTCGCTCTTCTCGCAGGGCTCCGGCCAGCCCGGCCCGGGCTCGGCTTCCCTGGGCTTCAGCCAGCAAGCCTCCTCGTCCCTCGGCGCCACGCTCGGGGCCACTTTGGGAGGCTTCGGTACTGCAG TGGCCAACTCCAGCGGCGGCAGCGGATCACGCCGCGACTCCTTGACGGGCAACAGCGAGCTGTACAAGCGCACGCCCTCCAGCCTCACGCCCATCGGCCACGGCGGCTTCTACAACGGCACGCTGGGCTTCAGCCCCTCGCCCGGCCCGGTGGGCATGCCGCTGCCCAACCAGGGCCCGTCCCACTCGCTCACCCCGCCGCCCTCGCTCTCCAACCACAGCTCCTCGTCCAACCTCAACCTGG CCGATGCCCCCTTCGCAGGGGGCCTGACCAACGGGAGCGGGCGCTTCATCTCGGCCGCCCCGGGCGCCGAGGCCAAGTACCGCAGCGCCGCCAGCTCGGGCTCGTCGCTCTTCTCTCCCAGCAGCCAGCTGTTCCCGTCGTCGCGGCTACGCTACGGCATGTCGGACGTGATGCCGTCGGGACGTAGCCGCCTGCTGGAGGACTTCCGCAACAACCGCTACCCCAACCTGCAGCTGCGTGACATCGCGGGGCACATCATGGAGTTCAGCCAGGACCAGCACGGCAGCAG GTTCATCCAGCTGAAGTTGGAGCGAGCCAGTCCGGCCGAGCGCCAGCTCGTCTTCAGCGAAATCCTGCAGGCCGCCTACCAGCTCATGGTGGACGTCTTCGGCAACTACGTCATCCAGAAGTTCTTCGAG TTCGGCAGTCTGGATCAGAAGCTGGCGCTGGCCGAGCGTATCCGCGGCCACGTGCTGTCGCTGGCGCTGCAGATGTACGGCTGCCGAGTCATCCAGAAGGCGCTGGAGTTCATCCCGTCCGATCAGCAGGTCATC AGCGAGATGGTGCGCGAGCTGGACGGCCACGTGCTCAAGTGCGTGAAGGACCAGAACGGAAACCACGTGGTGCAGAAGTGCATCGAGTGTGTGCAGCCGCACGCGCTGCACTTCATCATCGACGCCTTCAAGGGACAG GTGTTCGCGTTGTCCACTCACCCGTACGGCTGCCGAGTGATCCAGCGCATCCTGGAGCACTGCCTGCCCGAGCAGACGCTGCCCATCCTGGAGGAGCTCCACCAGCACACCGAGCAGCTCGTGCAG gACCAGTACGGCAACTACGTGATCCAGCACGTGTTGGAGCACGGCCGCGCCGAAGATAAGAGCAAGATCGTGGCCGAGATCAGAGGGAACGTGCTGGGACTCAGCCAGCACAAGTTTGCCAG TAACGTGGTGGAGAAGTGCGTGACGCACGCGTCTCGGGCGGAGCGAGCGGTGCTGATCGACGAGGTGTGCAGCCTGACGGAGGGCCCCCACAGTGCCTTATACACCATGATGAAGGACCAGTACGCCAACTACGTTGTGCAGAAGATGATCGACGTGGCCGAGCCCACCCAGCGCAAGATCGTCATGCACAAG ATCCGGCCCCACATCTCCACGCTGCGCAAGTACACGTACGGCAAACACATCCTGGCCAAGCTGGAGAAGTACTACATGAAGAACGGCGTGGACCTGGGCCCCCTGTGCGGGCCCCCCAACGGCATcatgtaa
- the pum1 gene encoding pumilio homolog 1 isoform X6, with product MLSYAWLWWNEQCVLKRKAVLWQDSFSPHHRSSSPSSMPVVLSSGGHDPPVGQTPQAAPPNQQGVAGAGRSQDDAMVDYFFQRQHGEQPGKHRWPTGDNIHDSQVRSMDELNHDFQALALEGRTMGEQLLTGKKFWETDDSGKDGPKGIFLDQWRDSAWGASDHSVSQPIMVSRRPGQGFHGGGEVGVGSVMSPRSESGGLGVSMVEYVLSSSPADKLDSCLRKGPYGQRDGEVVEDKREKPKVPFEAEKLKELAEAEADVINDVINPNGLPVQNGLDVDVKEFGRQPGNMQPPGPEGDLLGGPGGVGVDGLTPLGGGGGGGPKPPDDFSGVDQGGVAMDPMESVMEPLQFDYNSQMPMDSAPTVGLFDYTNQQQQLFQRNNALAVQQLTAAQQQQYALAAAQQPHIGLAPAFVPNPYIISAAPPGTDPYAAGLAAAATLGPAVMPPQYYGVTPWGVYPANLFQQQAAAANNSANQQAAGQGQQNQQQVMRAGGNQRPLTPSQGQQGQQNEQLVATAAVNSALAFGQGLAAGVPGYPVLAPAAYYDQTGALVVNTGARSGPVRLMAPASVIISPSAAQAVAAAAASAGGANGGLGGGANGPFRAMTSQQPQQQGGPLGGSSFYGSSSLSSSSQSSSLFSQGSGQPGPGSASLGFSQQASSSLGATLGATLGGFGTAVANSSGGSGSRRDSLTGNSELYKRTPSSLTPIGHGGFYNGTLGFSPSPGPVGMPLPNQGPSHSLTPPPSLSNHSSSSNLNLGGLTNGSGRFISAAPGAEAKYRSAASSGSSLFSPSSQLFPSSRLRYGMSDVMPSGRSRLLEDFRNNRYPNLQLRDIAGHIMEFSQDQHGSRFIQLKLERASPAERQLVFSEILQAAYQLMVDVFGNYVIQKFFEFGSLDQKLALAERIRGHVLSLALQMYGCRVIQKALEFIPSDQQVISEMVRELDGHVLKCVKDQNGNHVVQKCIECVQPHALHFIIDAFKGQVFALSTHPYGCRVIQRILEHCLPEQTLPILEELHQHTEQLVQDQYGNYVIQHVLEHGRAEDKSKIVAEIRGNVLGLSQHKFASNVVEKCVTHASRAERAVLIDEVCSLTEGPHSALYTMMKDQYANYVVQKMIDVAEPTQRKIVMHKIRPHISTLRKYTYGKHILAKLEKYYMKNGVDLGPLCGPPNGIM from the exons ATGCTGAGTTATGCCTG GCTGTGGTGGAATGAGCAGTGTGTGCtgaagaggaaagcagtgctCTGGCAGGATTCCTTCAGCCCCCACCATAGAAGTTCGTCTCCCAGCAGCATGCCCGTGGTGCTGAGCAGCGGAGGGCACGACCCCCCGGTCGGGCAGACCCCTCAGGCCGCGCCGCCCAACCAGCAG GGTGTGGCAGGTGCCGGACGTTCCCAGGATGACGCCATGGTGGACTACTTCTTCCAGCGGCAGCACGGCGAGCAACCCGGAAAACACCGCTGGCCCACCGGCGACAACATCCATGACAGCCAG GTGCGCTCCATGGACGAGTTGAACCACGATTTCCAGGCGCTGGCGTTGGAGGGACGCACAATGGGAGAG CAGCTGCTCACGGGCAAGAAGTTCTGGGAGACGGACGACTCCGGGAAGGACGGGCCAAAGGGGATCTTCCTGGACCAGTGGAGGGACAGCGCATGGGGGGCCTCAG ACCACTCGGTGTCCCAGCCAATCATGGTGTCCCGCCGGCCCGGTCAGGGCTTCCACGGCGGCGGCGAAGTGGGCGTGGGCTCCGTCATGTCGCCGCGATCCGAGAGCGGCGGGCTGGGCGTCAGCATGGTGGAGTACGTGCTGTCCTCCTCGCCCGCAGACAAGCTGGACTCTTGCCTGCGGAAAGGACCTTAT GGCCAGCGGGACGGCGAGGTGGTGGAGGACAAGCGGGAGAAGCCAAAGGTGCCGTTTGAGGCGGAAAAGTTGAAAGAGCTGGCGGAGGCGGAGGCCGACGTCATCAACGACGTCATCAACCCCAACGGGCTGCCCGTGCAGAACGGTCTGGACGTCGACGTCAAAGAGTTCGG CCGCCAGCCGGGCAACATGCAGCCCCCGGGACCCGAGGGGGACCTGCTGGGCGGTCCCGGGGGCGTCGGCGTGGACGGGCTGACGCCCttgggaggcggcggcggcggcgggcccAAACCTCCCGACGACTTCTCGGGCGTCGACCAGGGCGGCGTCGCCATGGACCCGATGGAGTCGGTGATGGAGCCGCTGCAGTTCGACTACAACTCGCAGATGCCCATGGACTCGGCGCCCACTGTGGGACTTTTTGATTACACCAACCAGCAGCAG CAGCTTTTCCAGAGAAACAACGCTCTCGCCGTGCAGCAGCTCACAGCCGCCCAGCAGCAACAGTACGCCTTGGCGGCGGCGCAGCAGCCGCACATCG GTCTGGCCCCTGCCTTTGTTCCCAATCCTTACATCATCAGCGCCGCGCCGCCGGGTACGGACCCTTACGCGGCGGGTCTAGCGGCGGCCGCGACTCTCG GGCCTGCAGTGATGCCTCCTCAGTACTACGGCGTCACGCCCTGGGGCGTGTACCCCGCCAACCTGTTCCAGCAACAGGCAGCCGCCGCCAACAACTCGGCCAATCAGCAGGCGGCAGGCCAGGGTCAGCAGAACCAACAGCAG gtgATGCGCGCGGGAGGAAACCAGCGTCCCTTGACACCCAGCCAGGGGCAGCAAGGGCAGCAGAACGAGCAGCTGGTTGCCACGGCGGCCGTCAACTCCGCCCTGGCCTTCGGGCAGGGGCTCGCGGCGGGAGTGCCTG GTTATCCGGTCCTGGCCCCCGCAGCGTACTACGACCAGACGGGCGCCCTGGTGGTCAACACCGGGGCTCGGAGCGGCCCCGTTCGCCTCATGGCCCCCGCGTCCGTCATCATATCGCCTTCTGCGGCGCAAGCAG TCGCAGCGGCGGCGGCCTCGGCGGGCGGCGCCAACGGGGGCCTCGGCGGCGGCGCCAACGGCCCCTTCCGCGCCATGACGTCCCAGCAGCCCCAGCAGCAGGGCGGCCCTCTGGGCGGCAGCTCCTTCTACGGCTCGTCCTCGCTCAGCTCGTCCTCGCAGAGCTCCTCGCTCTTCTCGCAGGGCTCCGGCCAGCCCGGCCCGGGCTCGGCTTCCCTGGGCTTCAGCCAGCAAGCCTCCTCGTCCCTCGGCGCCACGCTCGGGGCCACTTTGGGAGGCTTCGGTACTGCAG TGGCCAACTCCAGCGGCGGCAGCGGATCACGCCGCGACTCCTTGACGGGCAACAGCGAGCTGTACAAGCGCACGCCCTCCAGCCTCACGCCCATCGGCCACGGCGGCTTCTACAACGGCACGCTGGGCTTCAGCCCCTCGCCCGGCCCGGTGGGCATGCCGCTGCCCAACCAGGGCCCGTCCCACTCGCTCACCCCGCCGCCCTCGCTCTCCAACCACAGCTCCTCGTCCAACCTCAACCTGG GGGGCCTGACCAACGGGAGCGGGCGCTTCATCTCGGCCGCCCCGGGCGCCGAGGCCAAGTACCGCAGCGCCGCCAGCTCGGGCTCGTCGCTCTTCTCTCCCAGCAGCCAGCTGTTCCCGTCGTCGCGGCTACGCTACGGCATGTCGGACGTGATGCCGTCGGGACGTAGCCGCCTGCTGGAGGACTTCCGCAACAACCGCTACCCCAACCTGCAGCTGCGTGACATCGCGGGGCACATCATGGAGTTCAGCCAGGACCAGCACGGCAGCAG GTTCATCCAGCTGAAGTTGGAGCGAGCCAGTCCGGCCGAGCGCCAGCTCGTCTTCAGCGAAATCCTGCAGGCCGCCTACCAGCTCATGGTGGACGTCTTCGGCAACTACGTCATCCAGAAGTTCTTCGAG TTCGGCAGTCTGGATCAGAAGCTGGCGCTGGCCGAGCGTATCCGCGGCCACGTGCTGTCGCTGGCGCTGCAGATGTACGGCTGCCGAGTCATCCAGAAGGCGCTGGAGTTCATCCCGTCCGATCAGCAGGTCATC AGCGAGATGGTGCGCGAGCTGGACGGCCACGTGCTCAAGTGCGTGAAGGACCAGAACGGAAACCACGTGGTGCAGAAGTGCATCGAGTGTGTGCAGCCGCACGCGCTGCACTTCATCATCGACGCCTTCAAGGGACAG GTGTTCGCGTTGTCCACTCACCCGTACGGCTGCCGAGTGATCCAGCGCATCCTGGAGCACTGCCTGCCCGAGCAGACGCTGCCCATCCTGGAGGAGCTCCACCAGCACACCGAGCAGCTCGTGCAG gACCAGTACGGCAACTACGTGATCCAGCACGTGTTGGAGCACGGCCGCGCCGAAGATAAGAGCAAGATCGTGGCCGAGATCAGAGGGAACGTGCTGGGACTCAGCCAGCACAAGTTTGCCAG TAACGTGGTGGAGAAGTGCGTGACGCACGCGTCTCGGGCGGAGCGAGCGGTGCTGATCGACGAGGTGTGCAGCCTGACGGAGGGCCCCCACAGTGCCTTATACACCATGATGAAGGACCAGTACGCCAACTACGTTGTGCAGAAGATGATCGACGTGGCCGAGCCCACCCAGCGCAAGATCGTCATGCACAAG ATCCGGCCCCACATCTCCACGCTGCGCAAGTACACGTACGGCAAACACATCCTGGCCAAGCTGGAGAAGTACTACATGAAGAACGGCGTGGACCTGGGCCCCCTGTGCGGGCCCCCCAACGGCATcatgtaa
- the pum1 gene encoding pumilio homolog 1 isoform X1: MLSYAWLWWNEQCVLKRKAVLWQDSFSPHHRSSSPSSMPVVLSSGGHDPPVGQTPQAAPPNQQGVAGAGRSQDDAMVDYFFQRQHGEQPGKHRWPTGDNIHDSQVRSMDELNHDFQALALEGRTMGEQLLTGKKFWETDDSGKDGPKGIFLDQWRDSAWGASDHSVSQPIMVSRRPGQGFHGGGEVGVGSVMSPRSESGGLGVSMVEYVLSSSPADKLDSCLRKGPYGQRDGEVVEDKREKPKVPFEAEKLKELAEAEADVINDVINPNGLPVQNGLDVDVKEFGRQPGNMQPPGPEGDLLGGPGGVGVDGLTPLGGGGGGGPKPPDDFSGVDQGGVAMDPMESVMEPLQFDYNSQMPMDSAPTVGLFDYTNQQQQLFQRNNALAVQQLTAAQQQQYALAAAQQPHIGLAPAFVPNPYIISAAPPGTDPYAAGLAAAATLGPAVMPPQYYGVTPWGVYPANLFQQQAAAANNSANQQAAGQGQQNQQQVMRAGGNQRPLTPSQGQQGQQNEQLVATAAVNSALAFGQGLAAGVPGYPVLAPAAYYDQTGALVVNTGARSGPVRLMAPASVIISPSAAQAVAAAAASAGGANGGLGGGANGPFRAMTSQQPQQQGGPLGGSSFYGSSSLSSSSQSSSLFSQGSGQPGPGSASLGFSQQASSSLGATLGATLGGFGTAVANSSGGSGSRRDSLTGNSELYKRTPSSLTPIGHGGFYNGTLGFSPSPGPVGMPLPNQGPSHSLTPPPSLSNHSSSSNLNLADAPFAGGLTNGSGRFISAAPGAEAKYRSAASSGSSLFSPSSQLFPSSRLRYGMSDVMPSGRSRLLEDFRNNRYPNLQLRDIAGHIMEFSQDQHGSRFIQLKLERASPAERQLVFSEILQAAYQLMVDVFGNYVIQKFFEFGSLDQKLALAERIRGHVLSLALQMYGCRVIQKALEFIPSDQQVISEMVRELDGHVLKCVKDQNGNHVVQKCIECVQPHALHFIIDAFKGQVFALSTHPYGCRVIQRILEHCLPEQTLPILEELHQHTEQLVQDQYGNYVIQHVLEHGRAEDKSKIVAEIRGNVLGLSQHKFASNVVEKCVTHASRAERAVLIDEVCSLTEGPHSALYTMMKDQYANYVVQKMIDVAEPTQRKIVMHKIRPHISTLRKYTYGKHILAKLEKYYMKNGVDLGPLCGPPNGIM, translated from the exons ATGCTGAGTTATGCCTG GCTGTGGTGGAATGAGCAGTGTGTGCtgaagaggaaagcagtgctCTGGCAGGATTCCTTCAGCCCCCACCATAGAAGTTCGTCTCCCAGCAGCATGCCCGTGGTGCTGAGCAGCGGAGGGCACGACCCCCCGGTCGGGCAGACCCCTCAGGCCGCGCCGCCCAACCAGCAG GGTGTGGCAGGTGCCGGACGTTCCCAGGATGACGCCATGGTGGACTACTTCTTCCAGCGGCAGCACGGCGAGCAACCCGGAAAACACCGCTGGCCCACCGGCGACAACATCCATGACAGCCAG GTGCGCTCCATGGACGAGTTGAACCACGATTTCCAGGCGCTGGCGTTGGAGGGACGCACAATGGGAGAG CAGCTGCTCACGGGCAAGAAGTTCTGGGAGACGGACGACTCCGGGAAGGACGGGCCAAAGGGGATCTTCCTGGACCAGTGGAGGGACAGCGCATGGGGGGCCTCAG ACCACTCGGTGTCCCAGCCAATCATGGTGTCCCGCCGGCCCGGTCAGGGCTTCCACGGCGGCGGCGAAGTGGGCGTGGGCTCCGTCATGTCGCCGCGATCCGAGAGCGGCGGGCTGGGCGTCAGCATGGTGGAGTACGTGCTGTCCTCCTCGCCCGCAGACAAGCTGGACTCTTGCCTGCGGAAAGGACCTTAT GGCCAGCGGGACGGCGAGGTGGTGGAGGACAAGCGGGAGAAGCCAAAGGTGCCGTTTGAGGCGGAAAAGTTGAAAGAGCTGGCGGAGGCGGAGGCCGACGTCATCAACGACGTCATCAACCCCAACGGGCTGCCCGTGCAGAACGGTCTGGACGTCGACGTCAAAGAGTTCGG CCGCCAGCCGGGCAACATGCAGCCCCCGGGACCCGAGGGGGACCTGCTGGGCGGTCCCGGGGGCGTCGGCGTGGACGGGCTGACGCCCttgggaggcggcggcggcggcgggcccAAACCTCCCGACGACTTCTCGGGCGTCGACCAGGGCGGCGTCGCCATGGACCCGATGGAGTCGGTGATGGAGCCGCTGCAGTTCGACTACAACTCGCAGATGCCCATGGACTCGGCGCCCACTGTGGGACTTTTTGATTACACCAACCAGCAGCAG CAGCTTTTCCAGAGAAACAACGCTCTCGCCGTGCAGCAGCTCACAGCCGCCCAGCAGCAACAGTACGCCTTGGCGGCGGCGCAGCAGCCGCACATCG GTCTGGCCCCTGCCTTTGTTCCCAATCCTTACATCATCAGCGCCGCGCCGCCGGGTACGGACCCTTACGCGGCGGGTCTAGCGGCGGCCGCGACTCTCG GGCCTGCAGTGATGCCTCCTCAGTACTACGGCGTCACGCCCTGGGGCGTGTACCCCGCCAACCTGTTCCAGCAACAGGCAGCCGCCGCCAACAACTCGGCCAATCAGCAGGCGGCAGGCCAGGGTCAGCAGAACCAACAGCAG gtgATGCGCGCGGGAGGAAACCAGCGTCCCTTGACACCCAGCCAGGGGCAGCAAGGGCAGCAGAACGAGCAGCTGGTTGCCACGGCGGCCGTCAACTCCGCCCTGGCCTTCGGGCAGGGGCTCGCGGCGGGAGTGCCTG GTTATCCGGTCCTGGCCCCCGCAGCGTACTACGACCAGACGGGCGCCCTGGTGGTCAACACCGGGGCTCGGAGCGGCCCCGTTCGCCTCATGGCCCCCGCGTCCGTCATCATATCGCCTTCTGCGGCGCAAGCAG TCGCAGCGGCGGCGGCCTCGGCGGGCGGCGCCAACGGGGGCCTCGGCGGCGGCGCCAACGGCCCCTTCCGCGCCATGACGTCCCAGCAGCCCCAGCAGCAGGGCGGCCCTCTGGGCGGCAGCTCCTTCTACGGCTCGTCCTCGCTCAGCTCGTCCTCGCAGAGCTCCTCGCTCTTCTCGCAGGGCTCCGGCCAGCCCGGCCCGGGCTCGGCTTCCCTGGGCTTCAGCCAGCAAGCCTCCTCGTCCCTCGGCGCCACGCTCGGGGCCACTTTGGGAGGCTTCGGTACTGCAG TGGCCAACTCCAGCGGCGGCAGCGGATCACGCCGCGACTCCTTGACGGGCAACAGCGAGCTGTACAAGCGCACGCCCTCCAGCCTCACGCCCATCGGCCACGGCGGCTTCTACAACGGCACGCTGGGCTTCAGCCCCTCGCCCGGCCCGGTGGGCATGCCGCTGCCCAACCAGGGCCCGTCCCACTCGCTCACCCCGCCGCCCTCGCTCTCCAACCACAGCTCCTCGTCCAACCTCAACCTGG CCGATGCCCCCTTCGCAGGGGGCCTGACCAACGGGAGCGGGCGCTTCATCTCGGCCGCCCCGGGCGCCGAGGCCAAGTACCGCAGCGCCGCCAGCTCGGGCTCGTCGCTCTTCTCTCCCAGCAGCCAGCTGTTCCCGTCGTCGCGGCTACGCTACGGCATGTCGGACGTGATGCCGTCGGGACGTAGCCGCCTGCTGGAGGACTTCCGCAACAACCGCTACCCCAACCTGCAGCTGCGTGACATCGCGGGGCACATCATGGAGTTCAGCCAGGACCAGCACGGCAGCAG GTTCATCCAGCTGAAGTTGGAGCGAGCCAGTCCGGCCGAGCGCCAGCTCGTCTTCAGCGAAATCCTGCAGGCCGCCTACCAGCTCATGGTGGACGTCTTCGGCAACTACGTCATCCAGAAGTTCTTCGAG TTCGGCAGTCTGGATCAGAAGCTGGCGCTGGCCGAGCGTATCCGCGGCCACGTGCTGTCGCTGGCGCTGCAGATGTACGGCTGCCGAGTCATCCAGAAGGCGCTGGAGTTCATCCCGTCCGATCAGCAGGTCATC AGCGAGATGGTGCGCGAGCTGGACGGCCACGTGCTCAAGTGCGTGAAGGACCAGAACGGAAACCACGTGGTGCAGAAGTGCATCGAGTGTGTGCAGCCGCACGCGCTGCACTTCATCATCGACGCCTTCAAGGGACAG GTGTTCGCGTTGTCCACTCACCCGTACGGCTGCCGAGTGATCCAGCGCATCCTGGAGCACTGCCTGCCCGAGCAGACGCTGCCCATCCTGGAGGAGCTCCACCAGCACACCGAGCAGCTCGTGCAG gACCAGTACGGCAACTACGTGATCCAGCACGTGTTGGAGCACGGCCGCGCCGAAGATAAGAGCAAGATCGTGGCCGAGATCAGAGGGAACGTGCTGGGACTCAGCCAGCACAAGTTTGCCAG TAACGTGGTGGAGAAGTGCGTGACGCACGCGTCTCGGGCGGAGCGAGCGGTGCTGATCGACGAGGTGTGCAGCCTGACGGAGGGCCCCCACAGTGCCTTATACACCATGATGAAGGACCAGTACGCCAACTACGTTGTGCAGAAGATGATCGACGTGGCCGAGCCCACCCAGCGCAAGATCGTCATGCACAAG ATCCGGCCCCACATCTCCACGCTGCGCAAGTACACGTACGGCAAACACATCCTGGCCAAGCTGGAGAAGTACTACATGAAGAACGGCGTGGACCTGGGCCCCCTGTGCGGGCCCCCCAACGGCATcatgtaa